Proteins encoded in a region of the Streptomyces sp. NBC_00310 genome:
- a CDS encoding MerR family transcriptional regulator, protein MAEDGERHEYRMEELAGKAGITVRTLRFYRERKLIPPPRREGRIAWYDDTHLARLRTISALLERGHTLSGIAELAEAFDEGRDVGELLGLGAPTEEVPVRLSPEELADHFGDQATSENLAAALELGYLATDGGEIVHISRRLLEVSAALVREGVPLADVLTAGRRVREHAEALATLFTDLILTQPGRTPEDLNRLRPLAKNVAEAELSLALDRRLRQAEAGDQGP, encoded by the coding sequence GTGGCAGAAGACGGCGAGCGACACGAGTACCGCATGGAGGAGCTGGCCGGGAAGGCCGGCATCACCGTCCGCACCCTGCGCTTCTACCGGGAGCGCAAACTGATCCCGCCACCCCGCCGCGAGGGCCGTATCGCCTGGTACGACGACACGCACCTGGCCCGACTGCGCACGATCTCGGCGCTGCTGGAGCGGGGCCACACGCTCAGCGGCATAGCCGAGTTGGCGGAGGCCTTCGACGAGGGCCGCGACGTGGGCGAACTGCTCGGCCTCGGGGCCCCCACCGAGGAGGTCCCGGTCCGCCTCTCCCCCGAGGAACTCGCCGACCACTTCGGCGACCAGGCGACCTCGGAGAACCTCGCCGCCGCCCTCGAACTCGGCTACCTCGCCACCGACGGCGGCGAGATCGTCCACATCAGCCGCCGCCTCCTGGAGGTCTCGGCCGCGCTGGTCCGCGAGGGCGTCCCCCTCGCCGACGTCCTCACCGCCGGCCGCCGCGTACGCGAACACGCCGAAGCCCTCGCCACCCTCTTCACCGACCTGATCCTCACCCAGCCCGGCCGCACCCCCGAGGACCTCAACCGCCTACGCCCCCTGGCGAAGAACGTAGCGGAGGCGGAACTGTCCCTGGCCCTGGACCGGCGGCTGCGGCAGGCCGAAGCGGGCGATCAGGGGCCGTAG
- a CDS encoding exodeoxyribonuclease III — MTSVNVNGLRAAAKKGFVEWLAGTSADVVCLQEVRAEPEQLPEGVRQPEGWHVVHAPAAAKGRAGVSLYSRREPDRIQVGFGSAEFDGSGRYVEADLPGVTVASLYLPSGEVGTERQDEKVRFMGEFLAYLKELRERSAADGREVVVCGDWNIAHQQADLKNWRGNQKNSGFLPEERAWLGQVFDASDGAYVDVVRALHPDVEGPYTWWSYRGRAFDNDSGWRIDYQVATAGLAAKAVKGFVERAATHAERWSDHAPVTAVYDL, encoded by the coding sequence GTGACCTCTGTGAATGTGAACGGGCTGCGGGCCGCCGCGAAGAAGGGTTTCGTGGAGTGGCTCGCCGGGACCTCGGCGGATGTGGTGTGTCTGCAGGAGGTGCGGGCCGAGCCGGAGCAGCTGCCGGAGGGCGTGCGGCAGCCCGAGGGGTGGCATGTCGTGCACGCCCCGGCCGCCGCCAAGGGGCGCGCGGGCGTGTCGCTCTACAGCCGCCGCGAACCCGACCGGATCCAGGTCGGGTTCGGATCGGCCGAGTTCGACGGGAGCGGGCGGTACGTCGAGGCCGACCTGCCCGGCGTCACCGTGGCCAGCCTCTACCTTCCCTCCGGTGAGGTCGGCACCGAGCGGCAGGACGAGAAGGTCCGGTTCATGGGGGAGTTCCTCGCCTATCTGAAGGAGCTCCGGGAGCGGTCCGCCGCGGACGGGCGCGAGGTCGTCGTGTGCGGCGACTGGAACATCGCCCACCAGCAGGCCGACCTCAAGAACTGGCGGGGGAACCAGAAGAACTCCGGGTTCCTGCCGGAGGAGCGGGCTTGGCTCGGGCAGGTCTTCGACGCCAGTGACGGGGCGTACGTCGATGTGGTGCGCGCCCTGCATCCCGATGTCGAGGGGCCCTACACCTGGTGGTCGTACCGGGGGCGGGCCTTCGACAACGATTCAGGATGGCGGATCGACTATCAGGTGGCCACGGCCGGGCTCGCCGCCAAGGCGGTCAAGGGGTTCGTGGAGCGGGCCGCGACGCACGCAGAGCGGTGGTCGGACCATGCGCCGGTGACGGCGGTTTACGACCTCTGA
- the sepX gene encoding divisome protein SepX/GlpR codes for MSSSGLIYAVIVGAWAAYLVPMWLRRQDELNEARPTERFSTAIRLLSGRAGMERRYAKDLRARSTEEGEPSADPDGVTDSVDVRAFAMPPRREHTKAQLPVERGESPQHAQQQSAKPASQAQAQAQAQANAQAQANAQAHAPAQAKAVPQQGGGPSAKPGAAHVPAPARVKRPDRQTAGARRGDSAEAKARAQRSKVLARRRRTTVMLFLAFTLGAVVAAVGGLAFLWAPAVPAVLLSTYIAHLRRQELKRFAYTMDRRQAEVAAQRLRERQPQRRRPAPDPVDTDEPEDGPENEEGRAELTALAADRRALVEQTDHAEWVDQQRERQRRPGQGDSWDPVPVPLPTYVTAPVAPRATSGVDLNAPDAWSSARSSAADPHGSPGAPSNSAPAPGREQEGERGGEEPADDAGSGDGADAPDGGRSDARRAASARRSRERGRTPLFDQYEDGDRPRAANE; via the coding sequence GTGAGCAGCAGCGGCCTCATCTACGCAGTCATCGTCGGGGCCTGGGCCGCCTACTTGGTGCCGATGTGGCTCCGTAGGCAGGACGAGCTGAACGAAGCCCGTCCGACGGAACGCTTCAGCACCGCCATCCGGCTGCTTTCCGGCCGGGCGGGGATGGAGCGCCGATACGCCAAGGACCTGCGGGCGCGCTCCACCGAAGAGGGGGAGCCCAGCGCCGATCCGGACGGCGTCACCGACTCGGTGGACGTCCGGGCCTTCGCCATGCCTCCGCGCCGGGAGCACACGAAGGCGCAACTGCCGGTGGAGCGGGGTGAGTCGCCGCAGCACGCGCAGCAGCAGTCGGCGAAACCGGCTTCACAGGCACAGGCACAGGCACAGGCACAGGCGAACGCACAAGCACAGGCGAACGCACAAGCGCACGCACCGGCACAGGCGAAGGCGGTGCCCCAGCAGGGCGGTGGGCCGTCGGCGAAGCCGGGGGCGGCCCATGTGCCCGCGCCCGCCCGGGTGAAGCGTCCGGACCGGCAGACGGCGGGCGCACGCCGGGGCGACTCGGCGGAGGCCAAGGCGCGGGCCCAGCGCTCGAAGGTGCTCGCGCGCCGGCGGCGTACGACGGTGATGCTCTTCCTCGCCTTCACGCTCGGCGCGGTCGTCGCGGCGGTCGGCGGACTCGCCTTCCTGTGGGCGCCGGCCGTACCGGCGGTGCTGTTGAGCACGTACATCGCGCATCTGCGCCGCCAGGAGCTGAAGCGGTTCGCGTACACGATGGACCGGCGGCAGGCCGAGGTGGCGGCGCAGCGGCTGCGGGAGCGGCAGCCCCAGCGGCGGCGCCCGGCGCCGGACCCGGTGGACACCGACGAGCCGGAGGACGGACCGGAGAACGAGGAGGGCCGGGCCGAACTGACCGCGCTCGCGGCCGACCGCCGAGCCCTCGTCGAGCAGACCGACCACGCCGAGTGGGTGGACCAGCAGCGTGAGCGCCAGCGGCGGCCCGGCCAGGGCGACAGCTGGGACCCGGTCCCCGTCCCGCTCCCGACGTACGTCACCGCGCCGGTCGCACCCCGGGCCACCTCCGGGGTCGACCTCAACGCCCCGGACGCGTGGAGCTCCGCGCGCTCCAGCGCGGCCGACCCGCACGGCTCGCCGGGTGCCCCCTCGAACTCCGCGCCCGCCCCTGGGCGGGAGCAGGAGGGGGAGCGCGGCGGCGAGGAGCCGGCGGACGACGCCGGCTCCGGTGACGGGGCCGACGCACCCGACGGCGGCCGTTCCGACGCCCGCCGCGCCGCGTCCGCACGCCGCTCCCGCGAGCGGGGGCGCACGCCGCTCTTCGACCAGTACGAGGACGGCGACCGTCCGCGCGCGGCCAACGAGTGA
- the galU gene encoding UTP--glucose-1-phosphate uridylyltransferase GalU — MSEANPRISKAVIPAAGLGTRFLPATKATPKEMLPVVDKPAIQYVVEEAASAGLDDVLMITGRNKRPLEDHFDRNYELESALQKKGDAHRLAKVQESSDLATMHYVRQGDPRGLGHAVLCAAPHVGDEPFAVLLGDDLIDPRDPLLKRMVEVQEHHGGSVIALMEVAPEQIHLYGCAAVEATEDGDVVKVTGMVEKPDPADAPSNYAIIGRYVLAPQIFDVLRRTEPGRGGEIQLTDALQQLAVDEKVGGPVHGVVFKGRRYDTGDRGDYLRAIVRLACEREDLGPDFRTWLRSYVAEEM, encoded by the coding sequence ATGAGTGAGGCGAACCCCAGGATCAGCAAGGCTGTCATCCCCGCGGCGGGTCTGGGCACCCGGTTCCTGCCCGCGACGAAAGCGACTCCCAAGGAGATGCTGCCGGTCGTGGACAAGCCGGCGATCCAGTACGTGGTCGAAGAGGCCGCGTCGGCGGGGCTCGACGACGTCCTGATGATCACCGGCCGGAACAAGCGCCCCCTCGAGGACCACTTCGACCGCAACTACGAGCTGGAGTCCGCCCTCCAGAAGAAGGGCGACGCCCACCGGCTCGCCAAGGTCCAGGAGTCCAGCGACCTCGCGACCATGCACTACGTCCGCCAGGGCGACCCCAGGGGCCTCGGCCACGCCGTCCTGTGCGCCGCCCCGCACGTGGGTGACGAGCCCTTCGCCGTCCTCCTCGGCGACGACCTGATCGACCCCCGCGACCCGCTCCTGAAGCGCATGGTCGAGGTCCAGGAGCACCACGGCGGCAGCGTCATCGCCCTCATGGAGGTCGCGCCGGAGCAGATCCACCTCTACGGCTGCGCGGCCGTGGAGGCCACCGAGGACGGCGATGTCGTCAAGGTCACGGGCATGGTCGAGAAGCCGGACCCGGCCGACGCCCCGTCGAACTACGCGATCATCGGCCGCTACGTCCTCGCCCCGCAGATCTTCGACGTCCTGCGCCGGACCGAGCCGGGCCGCGGCGGCGAGATCCAGCTCACCGACGCCCTCCAGCAGCTCGCCGTGGACGAGAAGGTCGGCGGCCCCGTGCACGGCGTCGTCTTCAAGGGCCGCCGCTATGACACCGGGGACCGTGGCGACTACCTGCGTGCCATTGTCAGACTCGCATGCGAACGTGAAGACCTGGGACCGGACTTCCGGACCTGGCTTCGCAGTTACGTAGCCGAGGAGATGTAG
- a CDS encoding MogA/MoaB family molybdenum cofactor biosynthesis protein — MTAPTGDARTASYRALVVTASNRAAAGIYEDRGGPLIAERLTGFGFTVEGPQVVPDGDPVEAALRAGVDAGYDVIVTTGGTGISPTDRTPEATRAVLDHEVPGIPEAIRAYGRDKVPTAALSRGLAGVAGRTLIVNLPGSTGGVRDGLAVLEPLLTHAVDQIRGGDHSRPGHGGAS, encoded by the coding sequence ATGACGGCGCCCACCGGGGACGCCCGCACCGCGTCGTACCGCGCGCTCGTCGTGACCGCCTCCAACCGGGCCGCCGCCGGGATCTACGAGGACCGGGGCGGGCCCTTGATCGCCGAGCGGCTCACGGGCTTCGGCTTCACCGTCGAGGGCCCCCAGGTCGTGCCCGACGGCGACCCCGTGGAGGCCGCGCTGCGGGCGGGTGTCGACGCCGGGTACGACGTGATCGTGACGACCGGCGGTACGGGTATCTCGCCCACGGACCGCACCCCCGAGGCCACCCGCGCGGTCCTCGATCACGAGGTGCCGGGCATCCCCGAGGCGATCAGGGCGTACGGCCGGGACAAGGTGCCGACGGCGGCGCTCTCCCGGGGCCTCGCCGGAGTCGCGGGCCGGACGCTGATCGTCAACCTGCCGGGCTCGACCGGGGGCGTCCGGGACGGCCTGGCCGTACTGGAACCCCTGCTGACCCACGCCGTCGACCAGATCCGCGGCGGGGACCACTCCAGACCCGGTCACGGGGGTGCGAGCTGA
- a CDS encoding GNAT family N-acetyltransferase, whose amino-acid sequence MIIRRVSFDHPDAVKLNDEVQAEYSVRYGDDGDATPMDPAHFEAPAGLYLIAYDEHGRAVATGGWRSQDTNDEGYQDGDAEIKRMYVTPEARGLGLARRILADLESDARAGGRTRMVLETGAKQPEAVALYTSSGYEPCAKFGYYRFHDLSLCFAKPL is encoded by the coding sequence ATGATTATCCGCCGCGTGTCCTTCGACCACCCCGACGCCGTCAAGCTGAACGACGAGGTCCAGGCCGAGTACAGCGTCCGCTACGGCGACGACGGCGACGCCACCCCCATGGACCCGGCGCACTTCGAAGCGCCGGCCGGGCTGTACCTGATCGCCTACGACGAGCACGGCAGAGCCGTCGCCACGGGTGGCTGGCGCAGCCAGGACACCAACGACGAGGGTTACCAGGACGGGGACGCCGAGATCAAGCGGATGTACGTCACCCCCGAGGCCCGCGGCCTGGGCCTGGCCCGCCGCATACTCGCCGACCTGGAGTCCGACGCCCGCGCCGGCGGCCGCACCCGCATGGTCCTCGAAACCGGCGCCAAGCAGCCCGAGGCCGTGGCCCTCTACACCTCCAGCGGCTACGAGCCCTGCGCGAAGTTCGGCTACTACCGATTCCACGATCTGAGCCTGTGCTTCGCGAAGCCCCTCTGA
- the moaC gene encoding cyclic pyranopterin monophosphate synthase MoaC, giving the protein MSTPQDRLTHIDEAGAARMVDVSGKDVTARTARASGRVLVSPQVVELLRGEGVPKGDALATARIAGIMGAKRTPDLIPLCHPLSVSGVKVDLSVADDAVEILATVKTTDRTGVEMEALTAVSVAALTVIDMVKAVDKGAVITDVRVEEKTGGKSGDWSRA; this is encoded by the coding sequence ATGAGTACGCCGCAGGACCGACTGACCCACATCGACGAGGCGGGCGCCGCCCGCATGGTCGACGTCTCCGGGAAGGACGTGACCGCGCGCACCGCCCGCGCCAGCGGCCGGGTCCTGGTCTCGCCCCAGGTGGTCGAACTGCTGCGCGGTGAGGGGGTGCCCAAGGGCGACGCCCTCGCCACCGCGCGCATCGCCGGGATCATGGGTGCCAAGCGCACCCCCGACCTCATCCCGCTCTGCCACCCCCTGTCAGTGTCGGGCGTCAAGGTCGACCTGTCGGTCGCGGACGACGCCGTCGAGATCCTCGCCACCGTGAAGACCACGGACCGTACGGGCGTCGAGATGGAGGCGCTCACGGCGGTCTCCGTCGCCGCCCTCACCGTGATCGACATGGTCAAGGCGGTCGACAAGGGCGCGGTCATCACGGACGTACGCGTCGAGGAGAAGACGGGCGGCAAGTCGGGCGACTGGAGCCGGGCATGA
- a CDS encoding GNAT family N-acetyltransferase encodes MDGEIVLRPIRMRDQRDWREVNRRNRDWLRPWEATIPPPTPSGPIAHRPTYRQMVRHLRAEANAGRMLPFVIEYQGRLVGQLTVAGITWGSMCSGHVGYWVDESVAGRGVMPTAVALAVDHCFRTVGLHRIEVCIRPENRPSRRVVEKLGFREEGLRPRYLHIDGAWRDHLVFALTAEEVPEGLLARWRRERARNAGSDAGKPGQSQ; translated from the coding sequence GTGGACGGCGAGATCGTCCTCCGGCCCATAAGGATGCGCGACCAGCGGGACTGGCGGGAGGTCAACCGCCGCAACCGGGACTGGCTGCGGCCCTGGGAGGCGACCATTCCGCCGCCCACTCCCAGCGGGCCCATCGCGCACCGGCCGACGTACCGTCAGATGGTCCGCCATCTGCGGGCGGAGGCGAACGCCGGCCGGATGCTGCCGTTCGTGATCGAGTACCAGGGGCGGCTGGTCGGGCAGTTGACGGTCGCCGGGATCACCTGGGGCTCCATGTGCTCCGGTCATGTCGGCTACTGGGTCGACGAGTCGGTCGCCGGGCGGGGCGTGATGCCCACGGCGGTCGCGCTCGCCGTGGACCACTGCTTCCGGACCGTCGGACTGCACCGCATCGAGGTCTGTATTCGCCCCGAGAATCGGCCCAGCCGACGGGTCGTGGAGAAACTCGGATTCCGCGAGGAAGGCCTTCGTCCACGATATCTTCACATCGACGGCGCCTGGCGCGACCATCTCGTCTTCGCGCTCACCGCCGAAGAGGTCCCCGAGGGGCTGCTCGCCCGCTGGCGGCGGGAACGGGCGCGGAACGCGGGCTCCGACGCGGGCAAGCCCGGACAGTCCCAATAA
- the glp gene encoding molybdotransferase-like divisome protein Glp, giving the protein MSTAATRTTGPGHLWSVTEHLEDILATVRPLEPIELQLLDAQGCVLVEDVTVPVSLPPFDNSSMDGYAVRVTDVAGASEEFPAVLTVIGDIAAGQAEPPRVGPGEAARIMTGAPLPPGAEAVVPVEWTDGGLGEGPVSGMRARSASPEGATGQVAVHRAAEARAHVRAEGSDVRAGDRALAAGTVLGPPQLGLLAAIGRATVRVHPRPRVVVLSTGSELIPPGDTLATGQIYDSNSFALTAAARDAGAIAYRVGAVTDDAETLRSTIEDQLVRADLVVTTGGVSVGAYDVVKEALESVGDEDEEGAGIDFRKLAMQPGKPQGFGTIGPDHTPLLALPGNPVSSYVSFELFVRPAIRTLMGLDDVHRPTATATLRAPKALTSPAGRRQYLRGTYADGEVTPVGGAGSHLVAALAQADALIVIPEDAESVEPGTEVQVVLLG; this is encoded by the coding sequence TTGAGCACCGCCGCGACCCGCACCACCGGACCGGGCCACCTCTGGTCGGTGACCGAGCACCTGGAGGACATCCTCGCCACCGTCCGCCCCCTGGAACCCATCGAGCTGCAACTCCTCGACGCCCAGGGCTGCGTCCTGGTCGAGGACGTCACGGTGCCGGTCTCACTGCCGCCGTTCGACAACAGCTCGATGGACGGGTACGCGGTGCGCGTCACGGACGTCGCGGGCGCGAGCGAGGAGTTCCCGGCCGTGCTCACGGTGATCGGGGACATCGCGGCGGGCCAGGCCGAGCCGCCCCGGGTGGGACCCGGCGAGGCCGCCCGCATCATGACCGGCGCCCCCCTGCCGCCCGGCGCGGAAGCGGTCGTCCCGGTGGAGTGGACCGACGGCGGCCTCGGCGAGGGACCCGTCTCCGGGATGCGCGCCCGCAGCGCGAGCCCCGAGGGAGCCACCGGCCAGGTCGCCGTGCACCGCGCAGCCGAGGCACGCGCGCATGTGCGCGCCGAGGGCAGCGACGTCCGCGCCGGCGACCGCGCCCTCGCCGCGGGCACGGTCCTCGGCCCGCCGCAGCTCGGCCTCCTCGCCGCCATCGGCCGCGCCACCGTACGCGTACACCCGCGCCCGCGCGTGGTGGTGCTCTCCACCGGCAGCGAACTGATCCCGCCGGGCGACACGCTGGCCACCGGCCAGATCTACGACTCCAACAGCTTCGCCCTCACCGCCGCCGCCCGGGACGCGGGCGCCATCGCCTACCGCGTCGGTGCCGTCACCGACGACGCCGAGACGCTCCGCTCCACCATCGAGGACCAGCTCGTGCGCGCCGACCTGGTGGTCACCACCGGCGGGGTCAGCGTGGGCGCGTACGACGTGGTCAAGGAGGCCCTGGAGTCCGTCGGCGACGAGGACGAGGAGGGTGCCGGCATCGACTTCCGCAAGCTCGCCATGCAGCCCGGCAAGCCCCAGGGCTTCGGCACCATCGGCCCCGACCACACCCCGCTCCTCGCCCTCCCGGGCAACCCGGTCTCGTCGTACGTCTCCTTCGAGCTGTTCGTCCGGCCCGCCATCCGCACCCTGATGGGCCTCGACGACGTCCACCGGCCGACGGCCACGGCGACCCTCCGGGCGCCCAAGGCCCTGACCTCGCCCGCGGGCCGTCGGCAGTACCTGCGCGGGACGTACGCCGACGGCGAGGTGACGCCCGTCGGGGGCGCCGGATCGCACCTCGTGGCGGCCCTCGCACAAGCCGACGCGCTGATCGTGATCCCCGAGGACGCCGAGTCGGTCGAGCCCGGTACGGAGGTCCAGGTCGTCCTGCTCGGCTGA
- a CDS encoding penicillin acylase family protein: protein MPTDNPASSGQQSGKSGRKKGRKVRLLLIVLVLAIIGGVGYGAFWSVSTVRASFPQTKGSITLDGLSGPVDVKRDGQGIPQIYASSDEDLFMAQGYVQAQDRFYEMDVRRHMTAGRLSEMFGESQVDNDEFLRTLGWHRTAEEEYEKTLSAETKKYLDAYAKGVNAYLAGKDGEEISLEYAALGFSNDYKPEEWTPVDSVAWLKAMAWDLRGNMQDEIDRALMTSRLGPKQIADLYPQYPYDRNKTIVQEGQYDELTQTWSDGSGSTQSTDGSTQGTGTGTGGTGTDTGTAGTSTDSGALQTQLDGLYNVLEDLPEAVGVNGNGIGSNSWVVSGDHTITGKPLLANDPHLSAALPSVWYQMGLHCKSVSAKCQYDVAGYTFSGMPGVVIGHNADIAWGMTNSGADVTDLYLEKLTGDGYQYGSKVLPFDTREETIEVAGGTSKKIVVRTTNNGPLLSDRNDELVQVGKKATVDQDAPDRGDGYAIALRWTALDPGTSMDAVFAMNKAKDWDGFREAAALFDVPSQNLIYADTEGNIGYQLPGKIPTRGKGDGSLPAPGWDTRYRWNGYIDQDELPYEYNPERGYIVTANQAVVDEKYPYTLTADWGYGTRAQRITSLIESKIKGGGKISTDDMRQMQMDNSSEIAKLLVPLLLKIDVNDKNVREAQKLLEGWDYTQDADSAAAAYFNSVWRNILKLAFGDKLPKELRVEGQCLSVEPVNSTGPADEDQRVRECGKRDADQAQPDGGDRWFEVVRRIIDDQDNAWWSTPKTRTQVAVDTRDELFKRAMRDARWELTAKLGKDIDSWNWGRLHRLFLKNQTLGTEGPGFLQYMLNRGPWKLGGGEATVNATGWNAAGGYEVVWVPSMRMVVNLGDLDKSKWINLTGASGHAYNAHYTDQTDKWVKGELLTWSFSDKAVEAATSDTLLLKP from the coding sequence ATGCCCACCGACAACCCCGCCTCCTCCGGCCAGCAGTCCGGCAAGTCCGGCAGGAAGAAGGGACGCAAAGTCCGCCTTCTCCTGATCGTCCTGGTCCTGGCCATCATCGGTGGCGTCGGCTACGGGGCGTTCTGGTCCGTCTCCACCGTGCGCGCCTCCTTCCCGCAGACCAAGGGGTCGATAACCCTGGACGGTCTGTCGGGACCGGTCGACGTCAAGCGCGACGGCCAGGGGATCCCGCAGATCTACGCCTCCTCCGACGAGGACCTGTTCATGGCACAGGGCTACGTCCAGGCGCAGGACCGGTTCTACGAGATGGACGTGCGCCGCCACATGACGGCCGGCCGCCTCTCGGAGATGTTCGGCGAGAGCCAGGTCGACAACGACGAGTTCCTGCGCACCCTCGGCTGGCACCGGACCGCCGAGGAGGAGTACGAGAAGACGCTCTCGGCCGAGACGAAGAAGTACCTCGACGCGTACGCCAAGGGAGTCAACGCCTACCTCGCCGGCAAGGACGGCGAGGAGATCTCCCTGGAGTACGCGGCCCTCGGCTTCTCCAACGACTACAAGCCCGAGGAGTGGACCCCGGTCGACTCGGTCGCCTGGCTGAAGGCGATGGCGTGGGACCTGCGCGGCAACATGCAGGACGAGATCGACCGCGCCCTGATGACCAGCCGCCTCGGCCCCAAGCAGATCGCCGACCTGTACCCGCAGTACCCGTACGACCGCAACAAGACCATCGTGCAGGAGGGCCAGTACGACGAGCTGACCCAGACCTGGTCGGACGGGTCCGGGTCGACGCAGAGCACCGACGGCTCCACGCAGGGCACCGGAACGGGCACCGGCGGCACGGGAACGGACACGGGCACCGCCGGAACGTCCACGGACTCCGGGGCCCTCCAGACCCAGCTGGACGGCCTCTACAACGTCCTGGAGGACCTGCCCGAGGCCGTCGGCGTGAACGGCAACGGCATCGGCTCCAACTCCTGGGTCGTCTCCGGCGACCACACCATCACCGGCAAGCCGCTGCTCGCCAACGACCCGCACCTGTCGGCGGCGCTGCCGTCGGTCTGGTACCAGATGGGCCTGCACTGCAAGTCCGTCTCCGCGAAGTGCCAGTACGACGTCGCCGGCTACACCTTCTCGGGCATGCCCGGCGTGGTCATAGGACACAACGCCGACATCGCCTGGGGCATGACCAACTCCGGCGCCGACGTCACCGACCTCTACCTGGAGAAGCTCACCGGCGACGGCTACCAGTACGGCTCCAAGGTCCTGCCGTTCGACACCCGCGAGGAGACCATCGAGGTCGCTGGCGGCACGTCCAAGAAGATCGTCGTCCGCACCACCAACAACGGCCCCCTGCTGTCCGACCGCAACGACGAACTCGTCCAGGTCGGCAAGAAGGCCACGGTCGACCAGGACGCCCCCGACCGCGGCGACGGCTACGCCATCGCCCTGCGCTGGACCGCGCTCGACCCCGGCACCTCCATGGACGCCGTCTTCGCCATGAACAAGGCCAAGGACTGGGACGGCTTCCGTGAGGCCGCCGCCCTGTTCGACGTCCCCTCGCAGAACCTGATCTACGCCGACACCGAGGGCAACATCGGCTACCAGCTGCCCGGCAAGATCCCCACCCGGGGCAAGGGCGACGGCTCGCTGCCCGCGCCGGGCTGGGACACCAGGTACCGCTGGAACGGCTACATCGACCAGGACGAACTGCCGTACGAGTACAACCCGGAGCGCGGCTACATCGTCACCGCGAACCAGGCCGTCGTCGACGAGAAGTACCCGTACACGCTCACCGCGGACTGGGGCTACGGCACGCGCGCGCAGCGGATCACCAGCCTCATCGAGTCGAAGATCAAGGGTGGCGGCAAGATCTCCACCGACGACATGCGGCAGATGCAGATGGACAACAGCAGCGAGATCGCCAAGCTGCTGGTGCCGCTGCTGCTCAAGATCGACGTCAACGACAAGAACGTCCGCGAGGCGCAGAAGCTCCTGGAGGGCTGGGACTACACCCAGGACGCCGACTCGGCCGCCGCCGCGTACTTCAACTCGGTCTGGCGCAACATCCTCAAGCTCGCCTTCGGCGACAAGCTGCCCAAGGAGCTGCGCGTCGAGGGCCAGTGCCTGTCGGTCGAGCCGGTCAACTCCACGGGCCCCGCGGACGAGGACCAGCGGGTGCGCGAGTGCGGCAAGCGGGACGCGGACCAGGCGCAGCCGGACGGCGGCGACCGCTGGTTCGAGGTGGTCCGCCGGATCATCGACGACCAGGACAACGCCTGGTGGTCCACGCCGAAGACCCGCACCCAGGTCGCCGTCGACACCCGTGACGAGCTGTTCAAGCGGGCCATGCGCGACGCCCGCTGGGAGCTGACCGCCAAGCTCGGCAAGGACATCGACAGCTGGAACTGGGGCCGGCTGCACCGCCTGTTCCTGAAGAACCAGACCCTCGGCACCGAGGGCCCCGGTTTCCTCCAGTACATGCTCAACCGTGGCCCCTGGAAGCTCGGCGGCGGTGAGGCCACGGTCAACGCCACCGGCTGGAACGCGGCGGGCGGCTACGAGGTCGTCTGGGTGCCCTCGATGCGCATGGTGGTGAACCTCGGGGACCTCGACAAGTCCAAGTGGATCAACCTCACCGGCGCCTCCGGGCACGCGTACAACGCGCACTACACCGACCAGACCGACAAGTGGGTCAAGGGCGAGCTGCTGACGTGGTCGTTCTCGGACAAGGCGGTCGAAGCCGCCACGAGCGACACGCTGCTGCTGAAACCGTGA
- a CDS encoding 5-formyltetrahydrofolate cyclo-ligase — protein MSRMGPEPELSKRMLRRELLLVRNGLTPDDVRKTTDALAGRALDLPELARARTVAAYVSVGSEPGTLALLDALRARGVRVLLPVLLPDNDLDWGVYVGEASLARVRHGGRMALLEPAGDRFGPDAVTSAEVVLLPGLAVDGRGMRLGRGGGSYDRVLARLDRAGTDPALVVLLYDTEVVDRVPEEPHDRPVHAVVTPSGVRRFR, from the coding sequence ATGAGCCGGATGGGACCTGAACCGGAGCTTTCCAAGCGAATGTTGCGTCGAGAGCTCCTCCTGGTGAGGAACGGGTTGACTCCGGATGACGTCCGGAAAACGACGGACGCCCTTGCGGGCCGGGCGCTCGATCTGCCCGAACTGGCGCGGGCGCGCACGGTCGCGGCGTACGTCTCCGTGGGGAGCGAGCCGGGCACCCTCGCGCTCCTCGACGCACTCCGCGCCCGGGGCGTGCGCGTCCTGCTCCCGGTCCTGCTGCCCGACAACGACCTCGACTGGGGCGTCTACGTGGGAGAGGCCTCCCTCGCGCGCGTGCGGCACGGCGGCCGGATGGCGCTCCTGGAGCCGGCGGGCGACCGGTTCGGCCCCGACGCCGTGACCTCCGCCGAGGTCGTCCTGCTCCCGGGCCTGGCCGTCGACGGGCGCGGGATGCGCCTGGGGAGGGGCGGCGGCTCGTACGACCGCGTCCTGGCCCGCCTGGACCGCGCGGGCACCGACCCGGCGCTGGTGGTGCTCCTGTACGACACGGAGGTCGTGGACCGTGTCCCGGAAGAACCGCACGACCGCCCGGTCCACGCGGTGGTGACGCCTTCGGGGGTACGCCGCTTCCGGTGA